One part of the Sciurus carolinensis chromosome 4, mSciCar1.2, whole genome shotgun sequence genome encodes these proteins:
- the Klrk1 gene encoding NKG2-D type II integral membrane protein: MGLIRDRRCQQGLEMSECHNYNFGLRKHDTSKKCQKQRSTLIACTYRQKSSPFFLGRFIAIGMAIRFIVMVAIWTVVFVHSFLNQEAPILPNEGYCGPCPKNWLCYRNTCYQFFNESKNWYQSQASCMSQNSSLLKIYSRVEQDFFKLVKSYHWMGLIHIPTNGSWQWEDGSILLPNQLTVVEMQNGTCVVYGSSFKGYTENCSALNTYICMQRIG; encoded by the exons ATGGGATTGATCCGTGATCGGAGGTGTCAACAGGGCTTGG AGATGAGTGAATGCCACAATTATAACTTTGGACTGAGAAAGCATGATACTTCTAAAAAATGTCAAAAGCAAAGATCTACACTAATAGCATGCACATATAGACAAAAAT CATCTCCATTTTTTCTGGGTCGTTTCATTGCCATTGGGATGGCGATACGTTTCATTGTTATGGTGGCCATATGGACTGTCGTATTTGTACACT CATTTCTCAACCAAGAAGCTCCAATTCTGCCAAATg AAGGCTACTGTGGCCCATGCCCTAAAAATTGGTTATGTTATAGAAACACCTGCTACCAATTTTTTAATGAGAGCAAAAACTGGTACCAGAGTCAAGCTTCTTGTATGTCTCAAAATTCCAGCCTTCTGAAGATATACAGTAGAGTGGAACAG GATTTCTTCAAATTGGTGAAGTCATATCATTGGATGGGACTAATACACATTCCAACAAATGGATCCTGGCAGTGGGAGGATGGCTCCATCCTCTTGCCCAACCA ACTAACAGTGGTGGAAATGCAGAATGGAACCTGCGTTGTCTATGGCTCAAGCTTTAAAGGCTACACAGAAAATTGTTCAGCCCTGAACACATACATCTGCATGCAGAGGATTGGGTAG